From Candidatus Peregrinibacteria bacterium, a single genomic window includes:
- the carB gene encoding carbamoyl-phosphate synthase (glutamine-hydrolyzing) large subunit, whose translation MPSLSKKSALPKPVRIHPKKVLILGSGALKIGEAGEFDYSGSQAIKAMKEEGIKTVLINPNIATNQTSKGLADKVYFLPVNAYFVEEVIKKEKPDAVLLSFGGQTALNCGVELFEKRILKKYGVKVLGTPVESIQKTEDRDLFNKELRKIDVNVPRSFACTSKKQALKAGEDIGFPLMIRAAFALGGQGSGFAYDKKELADMLDTAFSFSPQVLVEECLKGWKEVEYEVVRDCADNCITVCNMENFDPLGIHTGESIVVAPSQTLNNFEYHMLREIALKVIRHLGIVGECNIQYALDPMSREYRVIEVNARLSRSSALASKATGYPLAHVAAKLALHYTLPELKNAVTGCTTACFEPALDYLALKIPRWDLDKFRMVSQKITSEMKSVGEIMALGRSFEEVLQKGLRMLQVGMYGFTGNEQLGIPTDHLKSAIENPTPKRILAIAEALKRGRSPEKINKISGIDIWFLEKLKNIVDLDIELAAKGAISKDLMREAKKKGFSDKQISIIHGGETEMEVRAMRKSMGVLPVIKQIDTLAAEYPAQTNYLYMTYHGTEDDLTISSNKPKRTQNAKTKQKPKAIVLGSGPYCIGSSVEFDWCCVTAVNTLKDQGYETIMINYNPETVSTDYDTCDKLYFDELSLERVLDIYEAEMALASFANKGRREAPQPSCSVLISMGGQVPNNLALKLHANKVKIMGTSPQDIDRAESRHIFSKLLDDLDIDQPKWNEFAKKEQAFKFAKEVGYPVLVRPSYVLSGAAMSVAKNEEALDGYLAKAARISSEAPVVISKFMTNAKEIEVDAVAHKGEVLIWAISEHIENAGVHSGDATIVLPPQKLYFETIKRVRTISKKIAKALNITGPFNIQFLAKNNMIKVIECNLRASRSFPFASKVTGHNFIDIATKAMLGNVEPKAVRDAKYQTLDMDHVGVKAPQFSFSRLKGADPVLGVEMASTGEVACFGDDMYEAFLKAMISVGLRLPKKNVLLSIGRVEDKAAFLGHARKLLSLGFHIYATEGTHAFLAESGIKSKIVYKLSKAANNDKLSPTMLDVLEKREVDLVINIPKTYSKEEITDGYKIRRTAIDLNIPLITNLQVASVLVDSIEKYDLKDLKIKSWDEY comes from the coding sequence ATGCCTAGTTTAAGCAAGAAATCAGCGCTACCTAAACCGGTTCGGATTCATCCGAAAAAGGTACTGATTCTTGGTTCCGGAGCTCTGAAGATAGGTGAGGCGGGTGAATTTGACTATTCCGGGAGCCAAGCGATCAAGGCGATGAAGGAGGAGGGGATTAAGACTGTTTTGATCAATCCAAACATTGCAACAAATCAAACTAGCAAGGGGCTTGCGGATAAAGTTTATTTCTTGCCGGTGAATGCTTATTTTGTGGAGGAAGTGATAAAAAAAGAAAAACCGGATGCGGTACTTTTGTCATTTGGAGGGCAGACGGCGCTGAATTGTGGGGTTGAGCTTTTTGAGAAAAGGATTTTGAAGAAATATGGGGTGAAGGTGCTCGGGACTCCTGTTGAGTCTATACAAAAAACCGAGGATCGGGATTTGTTTAATAAAGAGTTGCGGAAGATTGATGTGAATGTGCCGCGAAGTTTCGCATGTACATCGAAGAAGCAGGCTCTAAAGGCTGGTGAGGATATAGGATTTCCACTTATGATACGAGCGGCATTTGCCCTTGGGGGGCAAGGGTCGGGGTTTGCATATGACAAAAAAGAATTGGCGGATATGCTCGATACTGCTTTTAGTTTTTCTCCACAAGTTTTGGTTGAAGAATGTTTGAAGGGTTGGAAAGAAGTTGAATATGAAGTTGTGCGTGATTGTGCTGATAACTGTATTACGGTTTGCAATATGGAGAATTTTGATCCGCTCGGAATTCATACCGGAGAGTCGATCGTGGTTGCGCCATCACAGACTTTGAATAATTTTGAATATCATATGTTGCGTGAAATTGCGCTCAAAGTTATTAGACATTTGGGGATAGTTGGAGAATGTAATATTCAGTACGCGCTTGATCCTATGTCACGAGAGTACAGGGTGATAGAAGTGAATGCTCGCTTGTCGCGTAGCTCCGCGCTCGCATCCAAAGCGACAGGTTATCCGCTTGCCCATGTCGCAGCAAAATTGGCTTTGCACTATACTTTGCCGGAACTTAAAAATGCAGTGACGGGATGTACGACCGCATGCTTCGAGCCGGCGCTTGATTATTTGGCATTAAAAATTCCTCGCTGGGATCTGGATAAATTCAGAATGGTCTCACAAAAGATCACATCAGAGATGAAATCAGTCGGCGAAATTATGGCGCTCGGTCGCTCTTTTGAAGAAGTTTTGCAAAAAGGTCTTCGTATGCTTCAAGTTGGTATGTACGGATTTACCGGTAATGAGCAACTGGGGATACCTACAGATCATCTTAAATCTGCAATCGAGAATCCAACTCCAAAAAGGATTCTTGCGATAGCTGAAGCGCTAAAGAGAGGGCGGAGCCCTGAAAAAATAAATAAAATCTCAGGAATCGATATTTGGTTTTTGGAGAAATTAAAAAATATAGTTGATCTAGATATAGAGCTTGCGGCCAAAGGTGCGATCTCAAAAGATCTCATGCGAGAGGCGAAGAAAAAAGGATTTTCTGATAAACAAATTTCTATAATTCATGGAGGCGAAACAGAAATGGAAGTTAGAGCTATGCGAAAGTCGATGGGTGTACTTCCGGTGATAAAACAAATCGACACGCTCGCTGCTGAATACCCGGCTCAGACAAATTATCTGTACATGACTTATCACGGTACAGAAGATGACTTAACTATCTCTTCAAACAAACCAAAACGCACACAAAATGCGAAAACAAAACAAAAACCAAAGGCGATCGTCCTCGGATCCGGCCCCTACTGCATTGGTTCTTCCGTAGAGTTTGACTGGTGTTGTGTTACAGCGGTTAACACTCTAAAAGACCAAGGATACGAAACCATCATGATAAATTATAATCCGGAGACTGTGTCTACGGATTATGACACATGTGACAAATTGTATTTTGACGAATTGTCACTTGAGCGCGTGCTCGATATTTATGAGGCGGAAATGGCGTTAGCTTCATTTGCGAATAAGGGGCGGCGCGAAGCGCCGCAACCATCTTGCAGTGTGCTCATTTCCATGGGTGGCCAAGTGCCAAATAACTTGGCGCTCAAGCTCCATGCGAACAAAGTGAAAATCATGGGTACTTCTCCGCAAGATATAGATCGTGCGGAGAGTCGTCATATATTTTCTAAATTGCTCGATGACCTCGATATTGACCAACCAAAATGGAATGAATTTGCGAAAAAAGAACAGGCATTTAAATTTGCAAAAGAAGTTGGTTACCCGGTACTTGTGCGACCTTCTTATGTCTTGTCAGGAGCTGCGATGAGTGTTGCAAAAAATGAAGAAGCTTTGGATGGATATTTGGCAAAAGCAGCAAGGATTTCAAGCGAAGCTCCGGTTGTGATTTCAAAATTCATGACAAATGCAAAAGAGATCGAGGTTGATGCGGTCGCACACAAAGGGGAGGTTCTTATCTGGGCTATTTCCGAACATATAGAAAACGCAGGAGTTCACAGCGGGGATGCAACAATAGTGCTCCCTCCACAAAAACTTTATTTTGAAACTATAAAAAGAGTCCGTACGATTTCGAAAAAAATAGCAAAAGCATTGAATATCACAGGGCCGTTTAACATACAATTTCTTGCGAAAAATAACATGATAAAAGTGATCGAGTGCAATCTCCGTGCTAGTCGCTCGTTCCCATTTGCATCCAAAGTAACAGGTCATAATTTTATAGATATTGCGACAAAAGCTATGCTTGGAAACGTAGAGCCAAAGGCCGTTCGCGACGCGAAGTATCAGACGCTCGACATGGATCACGTAGGGGTTAAGGCGCCACAGTTCTCATTCTCTCGACTCAAGGGTGCTGATCCGGTACTCGGCGTTGAGATGGCGTCAACAGGTGAGGTAGCTTGTTTTGGAGATGATATGTATGAGGCATTTTTGAAAGCTATGATTTCTGTAGGGCTCCGCCTTCCAAAGAAAAACGTACTTTTGAGTATAGGGAGGGTCGAAGACAAAGCCGCATTCCTCGGACATGCACGTAAACTTCTAAGCCTTGGTTTCCATATTTATGCGACGGAAGGAACTCATGCTTTTCTGGCTGAAAGTGGTATTAAATCAAAAATAGTTTACAAACTCAGCAAGGCCGCAAACAATGATAAATTATCTCCCACTATGCTCGACGTGCTCGAAAAACGCGAAGTAG